In Puntigrus tetrazona isolate hp1 chromosome 7, ASM1883169v1, whole genome shotgun sequence, the following are encoded in one genomic region:
- the uacab gene encoding uveal autoantigen with coiled-coil domains and ankyrin repeats protein isoform X1, which yields MKSLKYRLKKHEVTITNTDWNKYDDRLMKAVERREVDKVAAVLGKKGIIPTKLDVEGRSAFHLAASRGHLDCLSLILNHGVDVTATDATGKNALHLAARNAQSLCVQKLLQHNCPVGNVDLQGRTALHDAVMAGCSSSVKLLCDSGASVNVSDFDGRTPLVLATQMCHPHICQLLLERGSDITVTDKQNKTALILGCEYACKDAVDVLLKHGADVTAVDGFGHDSYHYARLSKNQELVSLVKSYLDSATKAKEAAKVEQKKRQLQSVEMVSEAPNRDKIIQDLEKKNESQQETLKKFHQEQRTLLDKVNMLQQQLSQEKSTVEDIHKEREQLKRLLSAKEKEEGVRAMETVRVQQRSRLGDYPGQSVIKGKDNVLVRQSHSLDSAQILQPTGPSRSVARPLELSRPVAGDQETLHPEFECVRRQQEAAQEEVGRLQKALACKSQECEELTRKCDTTKRESDQQVHELEEAMGDVQKRMIESEAKVKQLQAHVVAVKEHLNNQVVDDLKAQLNEVKGKYEGASAEVGRVRNHLKQSEKALEEYKKSEGLLAVEVERLTAELSAVREDHKNMEETILNMEGQVKTADARLTSMVPGEKFDNMKNLLTNAVDEKELQLAELREDYDRVLEEVAELHRAMDDRQTVPLQEHERVRGTLEEQSSSLKKKLADVTAKCQSLICEVEEGEDERELLREELQELSNNMKTKFVTLENHDEVKRSMGLAVEELRVRLVEETEKRKQTEEQLQRLQEERTSLCENIANLRSMYIPCERYESEMAALTERNTELERDLNSLQDQYQEKVGELETLAAEKSSMKQSFGIEFVTKNEHERVQADLNEALEKAKIEIAKLQDDYRVQDEELQKAKEGNATLKEEFENVQAKLESDYISLVEHEKLKSTMSKSLSEAEGRAQDAYSKHQCAQESASKLHKEIEAQKKELDTIQEALQLKFVPLTAMEDKELHFNTALKDLAEKLAEMQEMYNGEKTKGECQRQENEKLKDEMASLQQKLQTGLVSSEKYKEVEDRCKGQVEELSLKLMELEQHYKEVTIQRAELEEKNALCSSEIQSLQKKLNSEYIHLEQFEAMQSSLSGSLQEAQKECKGLREAHRLEVQRVNELEKRLQSQNCDEAQFSQVRETLEREVNELRLALREEEETSAQRAEDVATLQTELLRATHALDDLRSHEEQVTELRAVKQKLEEEVRELGDRLSGLDEQYEDLYRETTRAREGEKRARAETEALQVKSASIEKEIRDLKERYEESMSTIGELQKRIQASTEQTELKDKRITELLADVERLKQALNGLSQLAYAGNTPNKRQTQHIDTLQAQVKSLQQQLADAERQHREVVSIYRTHLLSAAQGHMDEDVQAALLQIIRMRQGFVC from the exons AACACAGACTGGAATAAGTATGATGACAGGCTGATGAAGGcagtggagaggagagaggtgGACAAGGTCGCAGCAGTGCTTGGCAAGAAGGGCATCATCCCCACCAAACTTGACGTAGAGGGCCGCTCTGC gttCCATCTTGCTGCCTCCAGAGGACATCTCGACTGCCTGAGCCTCATTCTTAATCATGGTGTGGATGTCACAGCCACCGATGCCACAG GAAAAAATGCCTTACATCTGGCAGCCAGAAATGCCCAGTCACTATGTGTGCAGAAACTACTCCAG caCAATTGCCCAGTGGGAAACGTGGACCTGCAGGGAAGAACTGCCTTGCATGATGCTG TTATGGCTGGCTGCTCCTCCAGTGTGAAGCTGCTCTGTGACAGCGGGGCATCAGTTAATGTCAGCGACTTT gaTGGTCGGACTCCACTGGTGCTTGCCACTCAAATGTGCCATCCACACATCTGTCAGCTGCTGTTAGAAcgaggaagtgacatcacagTCACAGACAAACAGAACAA AACCGCATTGATTCTTGGCTGCGAGTATGCGTGTAAGGATGCTGTGGATGTTTTGTTGAAACATGGTGCTGACGTCACTGCTGTGGATGGGTTCGGCCATGATAGTTATCACTATGCACGGCTCAGCAAAAACCAGGAGCTTGTCTCTCTGGTCAAGAGTTATCTGGACAGTGCCACAAAAG CAAAAGAAGCTGCCAAGgtggaacaaaaaaagagacag TTGCAATCTGTGGAGATGGTCTCTGAAGCCCCTAACCGTGATAAGATCATACAG gACCTGGAGAAAAAGAATGAGAGCCAACAGGAGACGCTAAAGAAGTTCcaccaggaacagagaacgctGCTTGATAAAGTTAACATGCTTCAGCAGCAACTCAGTCAG GAAAAGTCAACAGTGGAGGACATTCACAAGGAG AGAGAACAGCTGAAGCGTTTACTTTCTGCCAAAGAGAAGGAGGAAGGAGTCAGGGCCATGGAGACTGTGAGAGTCCAGCAGCGGAGCCGTTTG ggAGATTACCCTGGCCAGTCTGTGATCAaag gAAAAGACAATGTACTAGTGCGACAGTCACACAGTCTGGATTCTGCTCAG ATCTTGCAGCCTACGGGACCCTCTCGATCTGTGGCTCGACCTTTAGAGCTGTCTCGGCCGGTGGCTGGTGATCAAGAGACACTTCATCCAGAGTTTGAATGTGTCCGTAGACAGCAAGAGGCTGCACAAGAGGAGGTGGGTCGCCTCCAAAAGGCTCTAGCATGCAAGTCCCAGGAGTGTGAAGAGCTGACTAGGAAGTGTGATACCACCAAACGTGAATCAGATCAGCAGGTACATGAGCTGGAGGAAGCCATGGGAGATGTGCAGAAGCGAATGATAGAGTCTGAGGCAAAGGTAAAACAGCTTCAGGCTCATGTGGTGGCTGTAAAGGAGCATCTCAATAATCAAGTTGTTGATGACCTCAAAGCACAGCTGAATGAGGTGAAGGGAAAGTATGAAGGTGCTTCTGCTGAAGTTGGACGGGTCAGGAACCATTTAAAACAGAGTGAGAAAGCTTTGGAGGAGTATAAGAAAAGTGAAGGGCTTCTGGCTGTGGAGGTTGAAAGGCTCACTGCAGAGCTGAGTGCAGTGCGCGAAGATCATAAAAACATGGAGGAGACTATCTTAAACATGGAGGGTCAAGTAAAGACTGCAGATGCCAGGTTGACCTCAATGGTTCCAGGAGAAAAGTTTGACAACATGAAGAACCTCCTTACAAATGCTGTTGACGAGAAGGAGCTACAGTTGGCTGAGTTAAGGGAAGATTATGACCGTGTGCTGGAGGAAGTGGCAGAACTCCACCGTGCAATGGATGACCGACAAACGGTCCCCCTGCAAGAGCATGAGCGAGTCCGGGGTACTCTGGAGGAGCAAAGCTCGTCCCTGAAGAAGAAACTCGCAGATGTCACTGCAAAGTGTCAGTCATTGATATGTGAAGTGGAGGAAGGTGAGGATGAGAGAGAACTGCTCAGAGAGGAGCTGCAGGAGCTCAGCAACAATATGAAGACCAAGTTTGTGACCTTGGAAAACCATGATGAGGTGAAGAGGTCTATGGGACTTGCGGTGGAGGAGTTGAGAGTTAGGTTAGTCGAGGAGACTGAGAAGAGAAAACAGACTGAAGAGCAGCTACAAAGGCTGCAGGAAGAGAGGACTTCTCTTTGTGAGAACATTGCCAATCTAAGGAGCATGTACATCCCTTGTGAACGTTATGAGAGTGAGATGGCTGCACTTACAGAACGCAACACTGAACTGGAAAGAGATCTTAATAGCCTTCAAGATCAATACCAGGAGAAAGTGGGTGAACTTGAGACTTTGGCAGCTGAAAAATCATCAATGAAGCAGAGCTTTGGTATTGAGTTTGTCACAAAGAATGAGCATGAGAGAGTGCAGGCGGATTTAAATGAGGCTTTGGAGAAAGCGAAGATTGAAATCGCAAAGTTGCAAGATGATTATAGGGTTCAGGACGAAGAGTTACAGAAGGCGAAAGAAGGAAATGCTACGTTGAAGGAGGAATTTGAGAATGTGCAAGCCAAGTTAGAAAGTGACTATATCAGCCTTGTGGAACATGAGAAACTGAAAAGCACAATGAGCAAATCTTTATCAGAAGCAGAGGGAAGAGCTCAAGATGCCTACTCCAAGCACCAGTGTGCTCAGGAGAGTGCATCAAAGCTCCACAAGGAAATTGAAGCTCAGAAGAAAGAGTTGGATACTATTCAAGAGGCATTGCAGTTGAAATTTGTTCCTTTGACTGCTATGGAGGACAAAGAGCTGCATTTCAACACTGCTTTGAAGGACTTGGCAGAAAAACTTGCAGAAATGCAGGAGATGTACAATGGTGAAAAGACCAAAGGAGAATGCCAAAGGCAGGAGAATGAAAAATTGAAAGATGAGATGGCATCTCTGCAGCAGAAACTTCAGACAGGGCTTGTGTCCAGTGAGAAGTACAAAGAAGTTGAAGATCGCTGCAAGGGCCAGGTGGAGGAGCTGAGTTTGAAGTTGATGGAGCTAGAGCAACACTATAAAGAGGTTACGATCCAGCGGGCCGAACTAGaggagaaaaatgcattgtgcaGCTCGGAGATCCAGAGTCTCCAAAAGAAACTGAACAGTGAGTATATCCATCTGGAACAATTCGAGGCCATGCAGAGCTCTTTGAGTGGCAGCCTGCAGGAGGCACAAAAGGAGTGCAAGGGCTTACGTGAAGCTCATAGACTGGAAGTCCAGCGTGTTAATGAACTAGAGAAACGGCTTCAGAGTCAGAACTGTGATGAGGCCCAGTTTAGCCAGGTTAGAGAGACTCTGGAACGTGAGGTCAATGAGCTTCGCTTGGCACTGAGGGAGGAGGAAGAAACCAGTGCGCAGAGGGCTGAGGACGTAGCTACTCTGCAGACTGAGCTTCTCAGGGCCACACACGCTCTGGATGACCTCCGCTCCCATGAAGAGCAGGTGACTGAGCTCAGAGCTGTAAAGCAGAAGTTGGAGGAGGAGGTGCGTGAACTTGGTGATCGGCTATCAGGACTAGATGAGCAATACGAGGACCTATACAGGGAAACAACTCGGGCTAGGGAGGGTGAAAAGAGGGCGAGAGCAGAAACCGAGGCCTTGCAGGTAAAGAGTGCCTCTATTGAGAAGGAGATCAGAGATCTGAAGGAGAGATATGAGGAGTCAATGAGCACCATTGGAGAACTGCAGAAAAGAATTCAGGCATCCACAGAGCAGACTGAACTTAAAGACAAAAGG ATCACAGAACTGTTGGCAGATGTTGAAAGGCTGAAACAGGCTCTGAATGGCTTATCCCAGCTGGCTTATGCTGGCAACACGCCCAACAAGAGACAGACTCAACACATTGACACACTCCAAGCCCAGGTCAAGAGCCTCCAGCAGCAGCTGGCT
- the uacab gene encoding uveal autoantigen with coiled-coil domains and ankyrin repeats protein isoform X2, producing the protein MSRWLKCTSMYFNTDWNKYDDRLMKAVERREVDKVAAVLGKKGIIPTKLDVEGRSAFHLAASRGHLDCLSLILNHGVDVTATDATGKNALHLAARNAQSLCVQKLLQHNCPVGNVDLQGRTALHDAVMAGCSSSVKLLCDSGASVNVSDFDGRTPLVLATQMCHPHICQLLLERGSDITVTDKQNKTALILGCEYACKDAVDVLLKHGADVTAVDGFGHDSYHYARLSKNQELVSLVKSYLDSATKAKEAAKVEQKKRQLQSVEMVSEAPNRDKIIQDLEKKNESQQETLKKFHQEQRTLLDKVNMLQQQLSQEKSTVEDIHKEREQLKRLLSAKEKEEGVRAMETVRVQQRSRLGDYPGQSVIKGKDNVLVRQSHSLDSAQILQPTGPSRSVARPLELSRPVAGDQETLHPEFECVRRQQEAAQEEVGRLQKALACKSQECEELTRKCDTTKRESDQQVHELEEAMGDVQKRMIESEAKVKQLQAHVVAVKEHLNNQVVDDLKAQLNEVKGKYEGASAEVGRVRNHLKQSEKALEEYKKSEGLLAVEVERLTAELSAVREDHKNMEETILNMEGQVKTADARLTSMVPGEKFDNMKNLLTNAVDEKELQLAELREDYDRVLEEVAELHRAMDDRQTVPLQEHERVRGTLEEQSSSLKKKLADVTAKCQSLICEVEEGEDERELLREELQELSNNMKTKFVTLENHDEVKRSMGLAVEELRVRLVEETEKRKQTEEQLQRLQEERTSLCENIANLRSMYIPCERYESEMAALTERNTELERDLNSLQDQYQEKVGELETLAAEKSSMKQSFGIEFVTKNEHERVQADLNEALEKAKIEIAKLQDDYRVQDEELQKAKEGNATLKEEFENVQAKLESDYISLVEHEKLKSTMSKSLSEAEGRAQDAYSKHQCAQESASKLHKEIEAQKKELDTIQEALQLKFVPLTAMEDKELHFNTALKDLAEKLAEMQEMYNGEKTKGECQRQENEKLKDEMASLQQKLQTGLVSSEKYKEVEDRCKGQVEELSLKLMELEQHYKEVTIQRAELEEKNALCSSEIQSLQKKLNSEYIHLEQFEAMQSSLSGSLQEAQKECKGLREAHRLEVQRVNELEKRLQSQNCDEAQFSQVRETLEREVNELRLALREEEETSAQRAEDVATLQTELLRATHALDDLRSHEEQVTELRAVKQKLEEEVRELGDRLSGLDEQYEDLYRETTRAREGEKRARAETEALQVKSASIEKEIRDLKERYEESMSTIGELQKRIQASTEQTELKDKRITELLADVERLKQALNGLSQLAYAGNTPNKRQTQHIDTLQAQVKSLQQQLADAERQHREVVSIYRTHLLSAAQGHMDEDVQAALLQIIRMRQGFVC; encoded by the exons ATGAGTCGATGGCTCAAATGCACCTCCATGTACTTT AACACAGACTGGAATAAGTATGATGACAGGCTGATGAAGGcagtggagaggagagaggtgGACAAGGTCGCAGCAGTGCTTGGCAAGAAGGGCATCATCCCCACCAAACTTGACGTAGAGGGCCGCTCTGC gttCCATCTTGCTGCCTCCAGAGGACATCTCGACTGCCTGAGCCTCATTCTTAATCATGGTGTGGATGTCACAGCCACCGATGCCACAG GAAAAAATGCCTTACATCTGGCAGCCAGAAATGCCCAGTCACTATGTGTGCAGAAACTACTCCAG caCAATTGCCCAGTGGGAAACGTGGACCTGCAGGGAAGAACTGCCTTGCATGATGCTG TTATGGCTGGCTGCTCCTCCAGTGTGAAGCTGCTCTGTGACAGCGGGGCATCAGTTAATGTCAGCGACTTT gaTGGTCGGACTCCACTGGTGCTTGCCACTCAAATGTGCCATCCACACATCTGTCAGCTGCTGTTAGAAcgaggaagtgacatcacagTCACAGACAAACAGAACAA AACCGCATTGATTCTTGGCTGCGAGTATGCGTGTAAGGATGCTGTGGATGTTTTGTTGAAACATGGTGCTGACGTCACTGCTGTGGATGGGTTCGGCCATGATAGTTATCACTATGCACGGCTCAGCAAAAACCAGGAGCTTGTCTCTCTGGTCAAGAGTTATCTGGACAGTGCCACAAAAG CAAAAGAAGCTGCCAAGgtggaacaaaaaaagagacag TTGCAATCTGTGGAGATGGTCTCTGAAGCCCCTAACCGTGATAAGATCATACAG gACCTGGAGAAAAAGAATGAGAGCCAACAGGAGACGCTAAAGAAGTTCcaccaggaacagagaacgctGCTTGATAAAGTTAACATGCTTCAGCAGCAACTCAGTCAG GAAAAGTCAACAGTGGAGGACATTCACAAGGAG AGAGAACAGCTGAAGCGTTTACTTTCTGCCAAAGAGAAGGAGGAAGGAGTCAGGGCCATGGAGACTGTGAGAGTCCAGCAGCGGAGCCGTTTG ggAGATTACCCTGGCCAGTCTGTGATCAaag gAAAAGACAATGTACTAGTGCGACAGTCACACAGTCTGGATTCTGCTCAG ATCTTGCAGCCTACGGGACCCTCTCGATCTGTGGCTCGACCTTTAGAGCTGTCTCGGCCGGTGGCTGGTGATCAAGAGACACTTCATCCAGAGTTTGAATGTGTCCGTAGACAGCAAGAGGCTGCACAAGAGGAGGTGGGTCGCCTCCAAAAGGCTCTAGCATGCAAGTCCCAGGAGTGTGAAGAGCTGACTAGGAAGTGTGATACCACCAAACGTGAATCAGATCAGCAGGTACATGAGCTGGAGGAAGCCATGGGAGATGTGCAGAAGCGAATGATAGAGTCTGAGGCAAAGGTAAAACAGCTTCAGGCTCATGTGGTGGCTGTAAAGGAGCATCTCAATAATCAAGTTGTTGATGACCTCAAAGCACAGCTGAATGAGGTGAAGGGAAAGTATGAAGGTGCTTCTGCTGAAGTTGGACGGGTCAGGAACCATTTAAAACAGAGTGAGAAAGCTTTGGAGGAGTATAAGAAAAGTGAAGGGCTTCTGGCTGTGGAGGTTGAAAGGCTCACTGCAGAGCTGAGTGCAGTGCGCGAAGATCATAAAAACATGGAGGAGACTATCTTAAACATGGAGGGTCAAGTAAAGACTGCAGATGCCAGGTTGACCTCAATGGTTCCAGGAGAAAAGTTTGACAACATGAAGAACCTCCTTACAAATGCTGTTGACGAGAAGGAGCTACAGTTGGCTGAGTTAAGGGAAGATTATGACCGTGTGCTGGAGGAAGTGGCAGAACTCCACCGTGCAATGGATGACCGACAAACGGTCCCCCTGCAAGAGCATGAGCGAGTCCGGGGTACTCTGGAGGAGCAAAGCTCGTCCCTGAAGAAGAAACTCGCAGATGTCACTGCAAAGTGTCAGTCATTGATATGTGAAGTGGAGGAAGGTGAGGATGAGAGAGAACTGCTCAGAGAGGAGCTGCAGGAGCTCAGCAACAATATGAAGACCAAGTTTGTGACCTTGGAAAACCATGATGAGGTGAAGAGGTCTATGGGACTTGCGGTGGAGGAGTTGAGAGTTAGGTTAGTCGAGGAGACTGAGAAGAGAAAACAGACTGAAGAGCAGCTACAAAGGCTGCAGGAAGAGAGGACTTCTCTTTGTGAGAACATTGCCAATCTAAGGAGCATGTACATCCCTTGTGAACGTTATGAGAGTGAGATGGCTGCACTTACAGAACGCAACACTGAACTGGAAAGAGATCTTAATAGCCTTCAAGATCAATACCAGGAGAAAGTGGGTGAACTTGAGACTTTGGCAGCTGAAAAATCATCAATGAAGCAGAGCTTTGGTATTGAGTTTGTCACAAAGAATGAGCATGAGAGAGTGCAGGCGGATTTAAATGAGGCTTTGGAGAAAGCGAAGATTGAAATCGCAAAGTTGCAAGATGATTATAGGGTTCAGGACGAAGAGTTACAGAAGGCGAAAGAAGGAAATGCTACGTTGAAGGAGGAATTTGAGAATGTGCAAGCCAAGTTAGAAAGTGACTATATCAGCCTTGTGGAACATGAGAAACTGAAAAGCACAATGAGCAAATCTTTATCAGAAGCAGAGGGAAGAGCTCAAGATGCCTACTCCAAGCACCAGTGTGCTCAGGAGAGTGCATCAAAGCTCCACAAGGAAATTGAAGCTCAGAAGAAAGAGTTGGATACTATTCAAGAGGCATTGCAGTTGAAATTTGTTCCTTTGACTGCTATGGAGGACAAAGAGCTGCATTTCAACACTGCTTTGAAGGACTTGGCAGAAAAACTTGCAGAAATGCAGGAGATGTACAATGGTGAAAAGACCAAAGGAGAATGCCAAAGGCAGGAGAATGAAAAATTGAAAGATGAGATGGCATCTCTGCAGCAGAAACTTCAGACAGGGCTTGTGTCCAGTGAGAAGTACAAAGAAGTTGAAGATCGCTGCAAGGGCCAGGTGGAGGAGCTGAGTTTGAAGTTGATGGAGCTAGAGCAACACTATAAAGAGGTTACGATCCAGCGGGCCGAACTAGaggagaaaaatgcattgtgcaGCTCGGAGATCCAGAGTCTCCAAAAGAAACTGAACAGTGAGTATATCCATCTGGAACAATTCGAGGCCATGCAGAGCTCTTTGAGTGGCAGCCTGCAGGAGGCACAAAAGGAGTGCAAGGGCTTACGTGAAGCTCATAGACTGGAAGTCCAGCGTGTTAATGAACTAGAGAAACGGCTTCAGAGTCAGAACTGTGATGAGGCCCAGTTTAGCCAGGTTAGAGAGACTCTGGAACGTGAGGTCAATGAGCTTCGCTTGGCACTGAGGGAGGAGGAAGAAACCAGTGCGCAGAGGGCTGAGGACGTAGCTACTCTGCAGACTGAGCTTCTCAGGGCCACACACGCTCTGGATGACCTCCGCTCCCATGAAGAGCAGGTGACTGAGCTCAGAGCTGTAAAGCAGAAGTTGGAGGAGGAGGTGCGTGAACTTGGTGATCGGCTATCAGGACTAGATGAGCAATACGAGGACCTATACAGGGAAACAACTCGGGCTAGGGAGGGTGAAAAGAGGGCGAGAGCAGAAACCGAGGCCTTGCAGGTAAAGAGTGCCTCTATTGAGAAGGAGATCAGAGATCTGAAGGAGAGATATGAGGAGTCAATGAGCACCATTGGAGAACTGCAGAAAAGAATTCAGGCATCCACAGAGCAGACTGAACTTAAAGACAAAAGG ATCACAGAACTGTTGGCAGATGTTGAAAGGCTGAAACAGGCTCTGAATGGCTTATCCCAGCTGGCTTATGCTGGCAACACGCCCAACAAGAGACAGACTCAACACATTGACACACTCCAAGCCCAGGTCAAGAGCCTCCAGCAGCAGCTGGCT